The following are encoded together in the Neofelis nebulosa isolate mNeoNeb1 chromosome 9, mNeoNeb1.pri, whole genome shotgun sequence genome:
- the LOC131485207 gene encoding tyrosine-protein kinase ZAP-70 isoform X2, with the protein MPWYHSSLTREEAERKLYSGSQTDGKFLLRPRKEQGTYALSLIYGKTVYHYLISQDKAGKYCIPEGTKFDTLWQLVEYLKLKADGLIYCLKDACPNSSASASSEAAAPTLPAHPSTFTHAQRRIDTLNSDGYTPEPARLVSTEKPRPMPMDTSVYESPYSDPEELKDKKLFLKRENLLIADIELGCGNFGSVRQGVYRMRKKQIDVAIKVLKHSTEKTDKDEMMREAQIMHQLDNPYIVRLIGVCQAEALMLVMEMAGGGPLHKFLLGKKEEIPISNVAELLHQVSMGMKYLEEKNFVHRDLAARNVLLVNRHYAKISDFGLSKALGADDSYYTARSAGKWPLKWYAPECFNFRKFSSRSDVWSYGVTMWEAFSYGQKPYKKMKGPEVIAFIEQGKRMECPPDCPPEMYTLMSDCWIYKWEDRPDFLAVEQRMRTYYYSLASKTEDPPGPGKGTETAFA; encoded by the exons GCTGAGGCCCCGGAAGGAGCAGGGCACGTACGCACTGTCCCTGATCTACGGGAAAACCGTATACCACTACCTCATCAGCCAGGACAAGGCAGGCAAATACTGTATTCCTGAGGGGACCAAGTTTGACACGCTCTGGCAG CTGGTAGAGTACCTGAAGCTGAAGGCTGATGGGCTCATCTACTGCCTGAAGGATGCCTGCCCCAACTCCAGCGCCAGCGCCAGCTCAG AGGCTGCTGCTCCCACACTCCCAGCTCACCCATCCACTTTCACCCAT GCTCAGAGACGGATTGATACCCTTAACTCAGATGGATATACCCCTGAACCAG CACGCCTAGTGTCCACAGAGAAGCCAAGGCCAATGCCCATGGACACAAGTGTGTACGAGAGCCCCTACAGTGACCCTGAGGAGCTCAAGGACAAGAAGCTCTTCCTGAAGCGTGAGAACCTCCTCATCGCTGACATAGAACTTGGCTGTGGCAACTTTGGCTCAGTGCGCCAGGGCGTCTATCGCATGCGCAA GAAGCAGATTGACGTCGCCATCAAGGTGTTGAAGCACAGCACGGAGAAGACAGACAAGGATGAGATGATGCGCGAGGCGCAGATTATGCACCAGCTGGACAACCCCTACATCGTGCGGCTCATCGGCGTCTGCCAGGCCGAGGCCCTCATGCTCGTCATGGAGATGGCGGGCGGCGGGCCCCTGCACAAGTTCCTGCTTGGGAAGAA GGAGGAGATCCCCATCAGCAACGTGGCGGAGCTGCTGCACCAGGTGTCCATGGGGATGAAGTACCTGGAGGAGAAAAATTTTGTGCACCGTGACCTGGCAGCCCGCAACGTCCTGCTGGTCAACCGGCACTATGCCAAGATCAGCGACTTCGGTCTCTCCAAGGCACTGGGTGCCGACGACAGCTACTATACT GCCCGCTCGGCAGGGAAGTGGCCGCTCAAGTGGTATGCGCCCGAGTGTTTCAACTTCCGCAAGTTCTCCAGCCGCAGTGATGTTTGGAGCTATGGGGTCACCATGTGGGAGGCCTTCTCCTATGGCCAGAAGCCCTACAAG AAGATGAAGGGCCCTGAAGTCATAGCCTTCATCGAGCAGGGCAAGAGGATGGAGTGCCCGCCAGACTGTCCACCTGAAATGTACACACTCATGAGTGACTGCTGGATCTACAA GTGGGAAGACCGCCCAGACTTCCTGGCTGTGGAGCAGCGCATGCGGACCTACTATTACAGCTTGGCGAGCAAGACTGAGGACCCCCCGGGGCCTGGAAAGGGAACCGAGACTGCTTTTGCCTGA